The following nucleotide sequence is from Candidatus Flexicrinis affinis.
CTGCCGCTGACCGTGCCTGCGTTCACCGGCAGCGCGTTCCTGATCTTCCTTGTGCGCCAGTACATGATGAGCATCCCGTACGACCTCGACGAAGCGGCTTACATCGACGGCGCCAGCCGCTTCGATGTGTTCTGGCGGATCATCCTGCCACTGTCGCGGCCGGCGCTGATGCTAGTCGTCGTCTTTACTTTCGTCGGCACGTGGAACGATTTTCTTCAGCCGCTGATCTACCTCAACGACCCCAATATGTTCACGGTGTCGCTGGGCCTCAGTTTCTTTCAAGGAGCGCGCGAGACCAACTGGAACCTGCTGATGGCCGGTTCGCTGTTGGCAACCATCCCGCCGCTCATCCTGTTTTTCATCGCGCAGCGTCAGTTGATTGGAGGGATTTCTATCGAAGGACTTAAGGGCTAAATCGTCAATAAGCGCAAGACCGTTTCGTAAACGCAAGGAGAATGTCATGTCCAAGAGACTGCTTGTCGTCACCCTCGTACTCACGTTACTGCTGCCGCTTCTCGCCGTATCTGCGCAGGATGAGCCGATCGTGACAGTGACGTGGTGGGCCACCGAGCGCGGCCGCGACACCGCCGCCACCCGTGATATGCACTTCACGCTGGCGCGCACGTTCGAGGAGAGTCATCCGAACATCCGCGTCGCTCTATCGCTCTATCCAAGCCGGGCGTTCGCCACGCGCGTCCTGACCGCAATCGCCGCCGGTGAAGGCCCCGACGTGTTCTATCATTACTTCTCGCCGGACGTCGCGCTTCAGGGCTTCCTTGAAGACCTGACGCCGTACATCGAGGAGTCTGGCGCGGCCGCCAACTGGTTTGCCAGCGGTGTGAATCGTGGCGTCTATGAGGGCCGTACGTATGCCGTCCCGCGCGATGCAGTGTCGGGGTTCGTCGCCTATAACAAGGATCTGTTCGACGCGGCCGGCGTCGCCTACCCCGAGGATGGTTGGACGATCGCTGAATACCGCGCGCTTGCCAACCAGCTCACCGACCGCGACAACGACATTTATGGCGTCGGTGCGATCGTCGGCGGCGAAGGCTGCATGTTGTGGTCGCCGTTCTCGTTCAACCTTGGTGCCGAGCTGACCAGTCCGGACGGCCGCGATGTCGTCGGCTACATGGACACGCCCGAAACCGCCGCTGCAATGACGTGGTGCTTGGAACTGGTCACCGAAGATCAGGTCACGGCGCCGGCCGAACTGCAAGATCAGTTCGGTGAACTGGTGTTCCTGTCCGGCAACGTCGCCATGCAGTCGATCTCCGACTGGGAGCTGGCCGCGATCATGGAACAGGCCGACTTCAACTGGGGTGTCGTCGCACCGCCGCGCTTTAATGAGGACACCGAAGTGATCCCGTGGACCGACTCCTACATGTACTACATGTGGAACGGCAGCGATGACAAGGAAGCCGCGTGGGAGCTGATCGAATGGTTGTCCGGCCCTGAGGCGCAGCGTATCGCCGCCGAGGCGGGCGTGTGGTCGCCTAACGGCCCAGCCATTTGGGAAGAACTCGGCTGGAATGAGGACCCGATCCGCGGTGTGTCGTACAACCAGCTCGTCGCCTCGGAACTGGTGCCGAACTACCTGCGCAGCCAGTACTTCTGGGACTGCGTGGCCGGCCCGCTGAGCGACGTGCGCGTCCGTTGGATCGAAGGCGGCGAGCGTGACGTCGCTGCCATGCTGGCCGAAGGCGCCGCTCAAGCGCAGGCGTGCTTGGACGACAACTACGGCGAATAGCCTGAACGAGTGTCGAGTTTCACGGTTGTGGGCGGCCCGCGGGCTGCCCACAACTCGCGCGAACTACATATATATAATGGAAATGCGAAGCGTTTTAGCCTGCCGAAGTACTTGATCGAGAATAGACCGCATGTCGAAAGGATTTCGATGATCCCGCAAGACTACGACGAACGCGTTTATGCCGGATGGTTGGGCAAGTGCATCGGCGTCCGGTTCGGCGCGCCGCTCGAAGGCTGGTGGTACGAAAAGATCCGCGACAACGTGGGCGAGGTGCTCACCTACCTGCGCGAGGACAGCGGCAAAATCTTCAAGCCGGACGACGATACCGCGCTGCCGATGATCCTGATTCGCGCGTTCGAGCTGTTCGGAACGTCGACGGCGATCACGCCGCAGCAGTTCGGCGAGACGTGGCTCAACTTCCTCGGCGACGGGCACGGCACACTTTGGTGGGGCGGCTACGGTGTCTCGACCGAGCACACCGCCTATTGCAACTTGGCGGCAGGCATCCCTGCGCCGATGTCCGGCAGCATCGCGATGAACGGCGCGGCCGTTGCCGAACAGATCGGCGGCCAGATCTTCAGCGATATCTTCGGACTGATCGCGCCTGGCGACCCGGCACGTGCCGTCGATCTCGCCGAGAAAGCCTCGTCCGTCTCGCATGACGGTAACGGAATCTACGGCGGGCGATTCATCGCCGCGATGGTTAGCGCGGCCTTCAGCGAGCGCGACCCACGCGCCTTGCTCAACATCGGCCTCCGGCACATCCCGGCCGACAGCGAATACGCCCGCGTCATCACCGCCATGCAGCAGGTTCACGCGGGTCAGCCCGACGACTGGCACGCCGGCTACGCGCATCTTCGGGCGAATTTCGGCTACGATCGCTACCCCGGCGAGGTTCACATCATCCCCAACGCCGGCGTGATCGCGCTGGCGATGTTGTACGGCGACGGGAACTTCAGCCGCACGATCCAGATTGCCAATATGTGCGGGTGGGACACTGACTGCAACGTGGGCAACGTCGGCGCCATTATGGGCGTCGCGGTCGGGTTGGACGTCATCGATAATTCTTGGCGCGAGCCGATCAACGACCTGCTTATCACCGCCAGCAACACCGGCACGCGCAATATCTGGACGATCCCCCAATGCGCTGACCTGTTCGTCAAGGTCGGGCGGGCGCTGCAAGGTCAAGGCACGCGAGCCAAGCCGCGTTATCACTTTCAATATCCGGGATCAACCAGCAGTTTCCTGCCGACTCACGGCGAGCTTGGCAGGCCGATTCATCAGGCGCAGCGCGTCTACCTAGGCGTACCATGCCTACAGACCAGCATCCGCAAGCTGAACAAGAAGGGTGAAATCCGGGTCGGGACACGCACGTATTACAACCCGAAGGAACTCAGCGGAAACTACTACGGCGCGGCGTTCTCCCCGCTGATTTACACGGGCCAGACCCTACACGCCGAGGTTTGTGTTCCGACTGACGCGCCGACCACGATCCGCGCGGGGCTGTATGCCCAGGCACACGACTCGAGCATCGTTCAGGCCGAGGCCGTCGATCTTGTCCCCGGCCAATGGCAAACGCTGCAGTTCACGATTCCGCGCCTGCACGATGTGCGCATCGACGAGGTCGGGGTGACTCTGCGCAACCTCGGCGAGCCGTGGGAGACCGGCGCGTTCTACATCAAATCGCTGGACTGGGACGGAACCCCCGATTGGCTCACCACATTCGCCAACGACTACGCCGAGTCGGGCGGCATTAGCCAGTGGACGCGGGTGCGCGGGTATTGGCGGATCGAAGGCGGCGCGTACCACGGCAGCGGGGTCGGGCTGTGCGAGTCATACACCGGCGATCCGGACTGGACGGACTACCGGCTCAGCGTCGAACTCACGCCACTGCTGGGCGATCAGCACGGCGTGCTCGTGCGCGTGGGCGGGGCGCGCCGCAGCTATGCCGTGTGCTTGGACGCCGATCAAACGGTGCGGCTGTACCGCAACGAGTCCGGTTACGCGTGCAAAGCATCTGCGCCGTTCGCATGGACGCACGGGCGCACTTGTACACTCACGGTCACGGCCAGCGGAAGCACGATCCGCGCCGAAGTCTCCGACGGCGAGAACGCACAACATCTCGAGTGGACCGACGACTTTCCGCTGCTATACGGCCAGATCGGCCTGTGCGCGTGGAACAACAGTCACACGCGGTTCACGAAGGTCAGCCTTCAACCCATCCCCTAGCGCCAAGCGAGGACAGCGATGGCCAAACTTCACGAGTATCAAAGCAAGGCGCTGCTGCAGGCCGCCGGCATTGAGACGCCGCCGTCGCGCCTTGTGACGACCCCTGCCGAAGCGGCCTCCGCCGCGCAGGAATTCGGTCGGGTCGTCCTCAAGGCGCAGGTCTGGACGACTAGCCGTGCCGCACAGGGACTGATCCAATTCGCAAGCACACCCGACGAAGCCGAACGCCATGCTTCGGCGCTGCTGGGGCGGGCCATCGGCAGCTTCACGGTTGACCATTTGCTGGTCGAGGCGCAGGTCGGCATCGCCCGCGAGTGCTACCTCGGCATCATCCTCGATGACCGGCAGCGCGCGCCGGTGATGATTTTCAGCAGCATGGGCGGCAGCGGAATCGAAGATATCGCCAAGGCGCACCCCGACCGCATCGCCCGCCACACCATCGACATCGCCACCGGCCTACGGGACTATCACGCCCGCGACCTCGCGATTGCCGCAGGAGTCGACTCCGCGCAGATCAGCCGACTGTCGGACGTGATGCTGCGCCTCTGGGACGTCGCCCGCACGTACGAAGCACGCAGTGCCGAGATCAATCCGCTGGTACTGACGGGCGATGGCCGCTGGATGGCGCTGGACGCGCGCACCACCGTCGACGACTACGCCGTCTTCCGGCACGCCGATCTCGGCATCGAGATGGCGCGCGAGTTCGACCGTCCCCCCACGCCGCTCGAACGGATCGCGTGGAACGTCGAGAAGGACGATTACCGCGGCACGTTCTACTTCATCCAGATGGAGACCGGTTTCCAAAAAGGCGAGCGGGTCATCGGGTTTATGGGCAGCGGTGGCGGCGGCAGCATGATGAACATGGACGCGCTCGTCAGTGCCGGCTTCCGCATCGCCGACTTTGTCGACACGAGCGGCAACCCGCCGGCCAGCAAGGTCTATCGCGCCGCGCGGATCATCCTG
It contains:
- a CDS encoding sugar ABC transporter substrate-binding protein, with the protein product MSKRLLVVTLVLTLLLPLLAVSAQDEPIVTVTWWATERGRDTAATRDMHFTLARTFEESHPNIRVALSLYPSRAFATRVLTAIAAGEGPDVFYHYFSPDVALQGFLEDLTPYIEESGAAANWFASGVNRGVYEGRTYAVPRDAVSGFVAYNKDLFDAAGVAYPEDGWTIAEYRALANQLTDRDNDIYGVGAIVGGEGCMLWSPFSFNLGAELTSPDGRDVVGYMDTPETAAAMTWCLELVTEDQVTAPAELQDQFGELVFLSGNVAMQSISDWELAAIMEQADFNWGVVAPPRFNEDTEVIPWTDSYMYYMWNGSDDKEAAWELIEWLSGPEAQRIAAEAGVWSPNGPAIWEELGWNEDPIRGVSYNQLVASELVPNYLRSQYFWDCVAGPLSDVRVRWIEGGERDVAAMLAEGAAQAQACLDDNYGE
- a CDS encoding ADP-ribosylglycohydrolase family protein, which produces MIPQDYDERVYAGWLGKCIGVRFGAPLEGWWYEKIRDNVGEVLTYLREDSGKIFKPDDDTALPMILIRAFELFGTSTAITPQQFGETWLNFLGDGHGTLWWGGYGVSTEHTAYCNLAAGIPAPMSGSIAMNGAAVAEQIGGQIFSDIFGLIAPGDPARAVDLAEKASSVSHDGNGIYGGRFIAAMVSAAFSERDPRALLNIGLRHIPADSEYARVITAMQQVHAGQPDDWHAGYAHLRANFGYDRYPGEVHIIPNAGVIALAMLYGDGNFSRTIQIANMCGWDTDCNVGNVGAIMGVAVGLDVIDNSWREPINDLLITASNTGTRNIWTIPQCADLFVKVGRALQGQGTRAKPRYHFQYPGSTSSFLPTHGELGRPIHQAQRVYLGVPCLQTSIRKLNKKGEIRVGTRTYYNPKELSGNYYGAAFSPLIYTGQTLHAEVCVPTDAPTTIRAGLYAQAHDSSIVQAEAVDLVPGQWQTLQFTIPRLHDVRIDEVGVTLRNLGEPWETGAFYIKSLDWDGTPDWLTTFANDYAESGGISQWTRVRGYWRIEGGAYHGSGVGLCESYTGDPDWTDYRLSVELTPLLGDQHGVLVRVGGARRSYAVCLDADQTVRLYRNESGYACKASAPFAWTHGRTCTLTVTASGSTIRAEVSDGENAQHLEWTDDFPLLYGQIGLCAWNNSHTRFTKVSLQPIP
- a CDS encoding acetate--CoA ligase family protein — its product is MAKLHEYQSKALLQAAGIETPPSRLVTTPAEAASAAQEFGRVVLKAQVWTTSRAAQGLIQFASTPDEAERHASALLGRAIGSFTVDHLLVEAQVGIARECYLGIILDDRQRAPVMIFSSMGGSGIEDIAKAHPDRIARHTIDIATGLRDYHARDLAIAAGVDSAQISRLSDVMLRLWDVARTYEARSAEINPLVLTGDGRWMALDARTTVDDYAVFRHADLGIEMAREFDRPPTPLERIAWNVEKDDYRGTFYFIQMETGFQKGERVIGFMGSGGGGSMMNMDALVSAGFRIADFVDTSGNPPASKVYRAARIILSQSGIDGFYAGGSGVASQEQYLSARGLVKAFMDAPLTVPAVIRIGGNGEELAIATLHDANGAFPAPVEAYGRDASPEFCTDRLRDLISHYTPLDAPPARSEPEPAEPYTFDTVTGGTITLDHAVCRTCESKACITACEPQILSLEDGVPVLNITREDARKGRCTECLGCEVNCHLYGKGGGRIRLPIIGLD